The Cloacibacillus sp. genome includes a region encoding these proteins:
- a CDS encoding glycosyltransferase: MQNVAVSIITYNPDIITLIKLLKSLPPKLDIYIIDNGSSNFKSINNSLITEFYKYNLHVMCNNENKGIGVALNQALAIALRENKDWLLTMDQDSVCGEEYLVAMSDFIEKDKLKGNKNEPLAVIIPTINDENFKKNIEGSLVHRLLLYRSNRKKRLMPITSGSLINTRFAETIGGFYSDLFIDAVDHDFDFSVYENNGRIEKCKKAILYHSLGAPISKYVCGIKFVFSGHNPIRYYYIYRNRWLVFYKHKKMALMWLLKCLLWSIYEIMTIMIIVDNKKKYISAVYSGTLDGVFMRKRQHQDIYDRYAR; this comes from the coding sequence ATGCAAAATGTCGCTGTGTCTATAATAACATATAATCCTGATATAATAACACTGATAAAATTGTTGAAAAGTCTGCCACCTAAGCTTGACATTTATATCATTGACAATGGTTCGTCAAATTTTAAATCTATAAATAATTCACTAATAACCGAATTTTACAAATATAATCTTCATGTAATGTGTAATAATGAAAACAAAGGAATAGGTGTGGCATTAAACCAAGCATTGGCAATTGCATTAAGAGAAAATAAAGATTGGTTGCTTACTATGGATCAAGACAGTGTCTGTGGCGAAGAATATTTGGTTGCCATGAGTGATTTTATAGAAAAGGATAAATTAAAAGGCAATAAAAATGAACCTTTGGCGGTAATTATTCCGACTATAAATGATGAAAATTTTAAAAAGAATATCGAAGGATCTCTAGTACATAGATTGCTTCTATATCGGAGTAATAGGAAAAAACGACTGATGCCAATCACTTCTGGTTCGTTAATAAATACACGTTTTGCCGAAACAATAGGAGGTTTTTACTCAGATCTTTTTATTGATGCCGTTGATCATGATTTTGATTTTTCTGTTTATGAAAATAATGGGCGAATAGAGAAATGCAAAAAAGCGATATTATACCACTCGTTGGGTGCCCCTATCTCAAAATATGTATGTGGAATAAAATTTGTTTTTTCTGGGCATAATCCAATACGTTATTATTATATTTATAGAAACAGATGGTTGGTATTTTATAAGCATAAAAAGATGGCGCTTATGTGGTTATTAAAATGTTTACTATGGTCAATATATGAGATTATGACAATTATGATTATTGTAGATAATAAAAAAAAATATATATCCGCAGTTTATAGTGGTACTTTGGATGGGGTATTCATGAGGAAGCGCCAACATCAAGATATTTATGATAGGTATGCTAGATAA
- a CDS encoding EpsG family protein, which translates to MDYLFLFCISLLVMMAVTTRRYGFFLKGLVLIIFIVFAINWDNPDYIAYKNIYEGYDVSVEYAYVMLNKILREIGLNYAMYRVILSLLVIFIIHNAFSRILPIKYLFFLFSLYVIYPMSLDIIQIRNFIAMALFLFGFIEYTTRDKYGRLFFITILIIASCIHKLFIIYFIYILYDYISNCKILKYAYIIILSIS; encoded by the coding sequence ATGGATTATTTATTCCTATTTTGTATTTCTCTGCTTGTTATGATGGCAGTGACGACGCGTCGTTATGGTTTTTTTCTTAAGGGTTTAGTTCTAATAATTTTTATTGTATTTGCAATAAATTGGGATAATCCTGATTATATAGCATATAAAAATATCTATGAGGGGTATGATGTTTCCGTAGAATATGCTTATGTGATGTTAAATAAGATACTACGCGAAATTGGTCTTAATTATGCAATGTATCGTGTCATATTATCATTATTAGTGATATTTATTATACATAACGCTTTCTCAAGAATATTGCCAATAAAATATTTATTTTTCTTATTTTCGTTATATGTTATATACCCAATGTCATTAGACATTATTCAAATTCGTAACTTTATAGCAATGGCTCTTTTTCTATTTGGATTTATTGAATACACGACAAGAGATAAATACGGTAGATTATTTTTTATAACTATACTTATTATTGCTTCATGTATTCATAAATTATTTATTATCTATTTTATATATATTCTATACGATTATATCTCAAATTGTAAAATATTAAAATATGCGTATATTATAATATTATCTATCTC